The following proteins are co-located in the Thermus thermophilus HB8 genome:
- a CDS encoding DEAD/DEAH box helicase — MEFKDFPLKPEILEALHGRGLTTPTPIQAAALPLALEGKDLIGQARTGTGKTLAFALPIAERLAPSQERGRKPRALVLTPTRELALQVASELTAVAPHLKVVAVYGGTGYGKQKEALLRGADAVVATPGRALDYLRQGVLDLSRVEVAVLDEADEMLSMGFEEEVEALLSATPPSRQTLLFSATLPSWAKRLAERYMKNPVLINVIKDEPVTYEEEAVPAPVRGRLEVLSDLLYVASPDRAMVFTRTKAETEEIAQGLLRLGHLAQALHGDLSQGERERVLGAFRQGEVRVLVATDVAARGLDIPQVDLVVHYRLPDRAEAYQHRSGRTGRAGRGGRVVLLYGPRERRDVEALERAVGRRFKRVNPPTPEEVLEAKWRHLLARLARVPEKDYRLHLDFAGRLFSEGRVEVVAALLALLLGGAPKEKSLLTGEEGWRTYKATGPRLSLPRLVALLKGQGLEVGKIAEAEGGLYVDLRPEARPEVAGLRLEPARRVEGLLEIPSRTRRPARA; from the coding sequence ATGGAGTTTAAAGACTTTCCCCTGAAGCCAGAAATCCTGGAAGCCCTCCACGGGCGCGGCCTCACCACCCCCACCCCCATCCAGGCGGCGGCGCTCCCCTTGGCCCTGGAGGGCAAGGACCTCATCGGCCAGGCCCGCACCGGCACCGGCAAGACCCTGGCCTTCGCCCTCCCCATCGCCGAAAGGCTTGCGCCAAGCCAGGAGAGGGGGCGGAAGCCCCGGGCCCTCGTCCTCACCCCCACGCGGGAGCTCGCCCTCCAGGTGGCCTCCGAGCTCACCGCCGTGGCCCCCCACCTGAAGGTGGTGGCCGTCTACGGGGGCACCGGGTACGGCAAGCAGAAGGAGGCCCTCCTCCGGGGGGCGGACGCGGTGGTGGCCACCCCGGGGCGGGCCCTGGACTACCTGCGGCAGGGGGTCTTGGACCTCTCCCGGGTGGAGGTCGCCGTCTTGGACGAGGCGGACGAGATGCTCTCCATGGGCTTTGAGGAGGAGGTGGAGGCCCTCCTTTCCGCCACGCCCCCTTCCCGCCAGACCCTCCTCTTCTCCGCTACCCTCCCCTCCTGGGCCAAGAGGCTCGCCGAGCGCTACATGAAAAACCCCGTCCTCATCAACGTCATCAAGGACGAGCCCGTCACCTACGAGGAGGAAGCGGTCCCGGCCCCGGTGCGGGGGCGGCTTGAGGTCCTCTCCGACCTTCTTTACGTGGCCTCCCCCGATCGGGCCATGGTCTTCACCCGGACCAAGGCGGAGACGGAGGAGATCGCCCAAGGCCTTTTGCGCTTGGGCCACCTGGCCCAGGCCCTCCACGGGGACCTCTCCCAGGGCGAGCGGGAACGGGTCCTGGGGGCCTTCCGCCAAGGGGAGGTGCGGGTCCTGGTGGCCACGGACGTGGCCGCCCGCGGCCTGGACATCCCCCAGGTGGACCTGGTGGTGCACTACCGCCTGCCCGACCGGGCGGAGGCCTACCAGCACCGCTCGGGCCGCACGGGCCGGGCGGGCCGGGGAGGGCGGGTCGTCCTCCTCTACGGGCCCAGGGAGCGCCGGGACGTGGAGGCCTTGGAGCGGGCGGTGGGGCGCCGCTTCAAGCGGGTGAACCCCCCTACCCCGGAGGAGGTCCTCGAGGCCAAGTGGCGCCACCTTTTGGCCCGCCTCGCCCGGGTGCCGGAGAAGGACTACCGGCTCCACCTGGACTTTGCGGGCCGCCTCTTCAGCGAGGGGCGGGTGGAGGTGGTGGCCGCCCTCCTCGCCCTCCTCCTGGGCGGGGCGCCCAAGGAGAAGAGCCTCCTCACCGGGGAGGAGGGGTGGCGCACCTACAAGGCCACGGGGCCGAGGCTCTCCCTGCCCCGGCTCGTGGCCCTCTTGAAGGGGCAGGGCCTCGAGGTGGGCAAGATCGCTGAGGCCGAAGGGGGCCTGTACGTGGACCTCCGCCCCGAGGCCCGGCCGGAGGTGGCCGGCCTCCGGCTGGAGCCCGCCAGGAGGGTGGAGGGCCTCTTGGAGATCCCTTCCCGCACGAGGCGCCCGGCCAGGGCGTAG
- the tkt gene encoding transketolase — protein sequence MKETRDLETLSVNAIRFLAIDAVEKARSGHPGMPMGMAPLAYLLFREVMRHNPLDPDWPDRDRFVLSAGHGSMLLYAVLHLTGYDLPLEELKSFRQWGSKTPGHPERGHTPGVEVTTGPLGQGISTAVGLALAERKLAAEFNRPGHVVVDHYTYVLASDGDLMEGVSGEAASLAGHWGLSKLIVFWDDNRISIDGPTDLAFTEDVLARYRAYGWQTLRVEDVNDLEALRKAIKLAKLDERPTLIAVRSHIGFGSPKQDSAKAHGEPLGPEAVEATRRNLGWPYPPFVVPEEVYRHMDMREKGRAWQEAWEKALEAYARAYPDLHQELMRRLRGELPPLPEEPPSFDKPIATRAASGRALNLLAPRLPELLGGSADLTPSNNTKAEGMEDFSRANPLGRYLHFGVREHAMGAILNGLNLHGGYRAYGGTFLVFSDYMRPAIRLAALMGVPTVFVFTHDSIALGEDGPTHQPVEHLMSLRAMPNLFVIRPADAYETFYAWLVALRRKEGPTALVLTRQAVPLLSPEKARGLLRGGYVLEDVEEPQGVLVATGSEVHLALRAQALLREKGVRVRVVSLPSFELFAAQPEAYRKEVLPPGLPVVAVEAGASLGWERYAHKVVALDRFGASAPYPEVYERLGFTPERVAEAFLSLV from the coding sequence ATGAAGGAGACGCGGGACCTAGAGACCCTTTCGGTGAACGCCATCCGCTTCCTGGCCATTGACGCGGTGGAGAAGGCGCGAAGCGGCCACCCCGGGATGCCCATGGGCATGGCGCCCCTGGCCTACCTCCTCTTCCGGGAGGTCATGCGCCACAACCCCTTAGACCCCGACTGGCCCGACCGGGACCGGTTCGTCCTCTCGGCCGGACACGGGTCCATGCTCCTCTACGCCGTCCTCCACCTCACGGGCTACGACCTTCCCCTGGAGGAGCTGAAAAGCTTCCGCCAGTGGGGGTCCAAGACCCCGGGCCACCCCGAGCGCGGCCACACCCCGGGGGTGGAGGTGACCACGGGGCCCTTGGGGCAGGGGATCTCCACCGCCGTGGGGCTTGCCCTGGCGGAAAGGAAGCTCGCCGCCGAGTTCAACCGCCCGGGGCACGTGGTGGTGGACCACTACACCTACGTCCTCGCCTCGGACGGGGACCTGATGGAGGGGGTCTCCGGGGAGGCCGCCTCCTTGGCGGGGCACTGGGGCCTCTCCAAGCTCATCGTCTTCTGGGACGACAACCGCATCTCCATTGACGGCCCCACGGACCTCGCCTTCACCGAGGACGTGCTCGCCCGTTACCGGGCCTACGGCTGGCAGACCCTTAGGGTGGAGGACGTGAACGACCTCGAGGCCCTCCGCAAGGCCATCAAGCTCGCCAAGCTGGACGAGCGCCCCACCCTCATCGCCGTGCGGAGCCACATCGGCTTCGGCTCCCCCAAGCAGGACTCCGCCAAGGCCCACGGGGAGCCCTTGGGCCCGGAGGCGGTGGAGGCCACCCGGAGGAACCTGGGCTGGCCCTACCCGCCCTTCGTGGTGCCCGAGGAGGTCTACCGCCACATGGACATGCGGGAGAAGGGGCGGGCCTGGCAGGAGGCCTGGGAAAAGGCCCTCGAGGCCTACGCCCGGGCGTACCCGGACCTCCACCAGGAGCTCATGCGGCGCCTGCGAGGGGAGCTTCCGCCCTTGCCCGAAGAGCCCCCATCCTTTGACAAGCCCATCGCCACCCGGGCGGCGAGCGGCCGGGCCCTGAACCTCCTCGCCCCCCGCCTCCCCGAGCTCCTTGGGGGAAGCGCCGACCTCACCCCCTCCAACAACACCAAGGCCGAGGGGATGGAGGACTTCTCCCGGGCGAACCCTTTGGGCCGCTATCTCCACTTCGGGGTGCGGGAGCACGCCATGGGGGCCATCCTGAACGGCCTCAACCTCCACGGGGGGTATCGGGCCTACGGCGGGACCTTCCTCGTCTTCTCCGACTACATGCGCCCCGCCATCCGCCTCGCCGCCCTCATGGGGGTTCCCACGGTCTTCGTCTTCACCCACGACTCCATTGCCCTGGGCGAGGACGGCCCCACCCACCAGCCCGTGGAGCACCTCATGTCCCTCAGGGCCATGCCCAACCTCTTTGTGATCCGCCCCGCGGACGCCTACGAGACCTTCTACGCCTGGCTCGTGGCCCTGAGGCGTAAGGAAGGCCCCACCGCCCTCGTCCTCACCCGCCAGGCGGTGCCCCTCCTCTCCCCGGAGAAGGCCAGGGGGCTTTTGCGGGGAGGCTACGTCCTGGAGGACGTGGAGGAGCCCCAAGGGGTCCTCGTGGCCACGGGGAGCGAGGTGCACCTGGCCCTTAGGGCCCAGGCCCTCCTCCGGGAGAAGGGGGTGCGGGTCCGGGTGGTGAGCCTGCCTTCCTTTGAGCTCTTCGCCGCCCAGCCCGAGGCCTACCGGAAGGAGGTCCTGCCCCCGGGGCTTCCGGTGGTGGCCGTGGAGGCGGGGGCCAGCCTGGGGTGGGAGCGGTACGCCCACAAGGTGGTGGCCCTGGACCGCTTCGGGGCCAGCGCCCCCTACCCCGAGGTCTACGAGCGGCTCGGCTTCACCCCGGAGAGGGTGGCGGAGGCCTTCCTCTCCCTGGTGTAA